Proteins found in one Nitrosopumilus maritimus SCM1 genomic segment:
- a CDS encoding cation transporter, with protein MPDDDDLPKDLAHITPAYKRALWVVVLINVGYGVAEMIGGFLADSQALKADALDFLGDGSITFLGLLAIGWGLRLRARSALLQGIFLGAMGIAVLGYTIYRTQVLHVPEAGMMGVFGFGALLINVIAVIILLPHRKGDANVRAVWLFSRNDALGNILVIVGAGFVFLTGTSYPDLIVAGIIASLFLQSSFSIIKDARNDLKQSESS; from the coding sequence ATGCCAGACGATGATGATTTACCAAAAGATCTTGCTCATATCACACCTGCATACAAACGCGCATTATGGGTTGTCGTTTTAATCAATGTAGGTTACGGGGTTGCCGAAATGATTGGGGGATTCTTGGCAGATTCTCAAGCACTCAAAGCTGACGCACTTGATTTTCTAGGTGACGGGTCAATCACATTTTTAGGATTACTTGCAATAGGATGGGGTCTTAGATTACGTGCTCGCTCAGCTTTACTCCAAGGAATATTCCTTGGTGCAATGGGAATTGCAGTACTTGGATATACAATATATCGCACACAAGTTTTGCATGTTCCAGAAGCTGGAATGATGGGAGTCTTTGGCTTTGGTGCACTTTTGATAAATGTAATTGCAGTTATCATATTGCTTCCACATCGAAAAGGTGACGCAAATGTACGTGCAGTATGGCTCTTTAGTCGCAATGACGCACTTGGCAATATTTTGGTAATAGTTGGTGCAGGTTTTGTATTTTTGACAGGAACATCCTACCCTGATCTTATAGTAGCTGGAATAATTGCAAGTCTCTTTTTACAATCATCATTCTCAATCATTAAGGACGCTAGAAATGATCTAAAACAATCCGAGTCATCATAA